One part of the Candidatus Margulisiibacteriota bacterium genome encodes these proteins:
- a CDS encoding acyl-CoA dehydratase activase, translated as MTNTEKKIGDVVAGVDVGSLAAKSVIIADGEIIGHGLIPSGFNSEETGKSVLQHALNSAGVPREALKYIVATGYGRISADYANKTVTEISCHARGANFLYPSVRTIIDIGGQDCKAIRLDSNGNVVDFAMNDKCAAGTGRFLEVMSNVFKVKLEDLGDLALSADSIVPMSSTCTVFVESETISLIARGEKPANIQAGIHHAIANRISGLFSRVGIESDVFFSGGVAKNKGMRQAIAEVLKVNIVEPTFDPQLTGALGAAAIAWKNAVREGLCQAA; from the coding sequence ATGACAAATACGGAAAAGAAAATCGGCGACGTGGTGGCTGGAGTGGACGTCGGCTCGCTGGCCGCCAAATCGGTGATCATTGCGGACGGCGAAATTATTGGACACGGTTTGATACCTTCCGGTTTTAATTCAGAAGAGACCGGCAAAAGCGTATTGCAGCATGCTTTGAACAGCGCGGGTGTGCCGCGAGAAGCCTTGAAATATATTGTGGCCACGGGCTACGGCCGCATCTCGGCGGACTACGCCAACAAAACCGTTACGGAAATTTCCTGCCATGCCCGCGGCGCGAATTTTCTCTATCCTTCAGTGCGCACGATTATCGACATCGGCGGACAGGACTGCAAGGCGATCCGTCTGGACAGCAATGGCAATGTGGTGGATTTTGCCATGAATGACAAATGCGCTGCCGGCACCGGACGTTTTTTGGAAGTGATGTCCAATGTTTTTAAAGTCAAGCTAGAAGACCTCGGCGATCTGGCTTTGAGCGCGGACTCGATCGTGCCGATGAGCAGCACCTGCACGGTTTTCGTCGAGTCCGAAACTATTTCGCTGATCGCGCGCGGTGAGAAACCGGCTAATATCCAGGCCGGTATTCACCACGCTATCGCCAATCGGATTTCCGGTTTGTTTTCGCGCGTGGGCATTGAGAGCGATGTGTTTTTTTCCGGCGGCGTGGCCAAGAACAAAGGCATGCGCCAGGCGATCGCGGAAGTCCTCAAAGTCAATATTGTCGAGCCGACTTTTGATCCGCAGTTGACGGGAGCTTTGGGCGCGGCGGCGATCGCCTGGAAAAACGCTGTCAGGGAGGGCTTATGTCAAGCAGCGTAA